The following proteins come from a genomic window of Ilumatobacter coccineus YM16-304:
- a CDS encoding type II toxin-antitoxin system VapC family toxin, protein MNTFLDASVIVCHLTGDPAELRAAATDAFTGDHHHFVSDVAIADAINLLETVYDVGRHMIATAMRSVLVSANISSVDTPVLLRALGIYEIDNVRFPTAHAVALAESTGVDGVSSLDSSIDRIRTVTRVGP, encoded by the coding sequence TGAACACGTTTCTCGACGCGAGCGTGATCGTGTGCCACCTCACCGGCGACCCCGCCGAACTCCGTGCGGCCGCCACCGACGCCTTCACCGGGGATCACCATCATTTCGTCTCCGACGTCGCCATCGCCGATGCGATCAACCTGCTCGAGACCGTCTACGACGTCGGGCGCCACATGATCGCCACCGCCATGCGTTCGGTACTCGTGAGCGCCAACATCAGTTCGGTCGACACTCCCGTGCTCCTCCGGGCCCTCGGCATCTACGAGATCGACAACGTCCGGTTCCCGACCGCTCACGCGGTCGCGCTCGCCGAGAGCACCGGCGTCGACGGCGTGTCGTCGCTCGATTCGTCGATCGACCGAATCCGCACGGTCACCCGCGTCGGCCCCTGA
- a CDS encoding ribokinase, whose translation MFDVVVVGSLNLDLVAGMDRLPGPGETVSGNSYHEYPGGKGLNQAVAAARSGASVAIVGAVGDDTAGEFLRQIVVAEGIDDSWLATAPDTATGRALITVDRHAENSIVVIPGANATVRIDTGALPEGRVMLGQLEIPLPEVTAAFEHARRVGMTTVLNPAPALGELDALLDACDVVIPNEHEVDLLGGSTALRSRGVGTVVVTRGGEGVNVIDETGEFRHDAFPVTPVDTTGAGDSFCGALATRLAEGLDVRAAITFAAAAGALTTTSAGAVPSLPSRAAIEQLVASRAA comes from the coding sequence ATGTTCGATGTCGTCGTCGTCGGAAGTCTGAATCTCGACCTCGTGGCCGGGATGGATCGCCTCCCCGGACCCGGCGAAACCGTCTCCGGCAACTCCTATCACGAGTATCCGGGCGGAAAGGGCCTCAACCAGGCCGTGGCCGCCGCACGCTCCGGCGCCTCGGTGGCCATCGTCGGCGCGGTCGGCGACGACACCGCCGGCGAGTTCCTGCGCCAGATCGTCGTGGCGGAAGGCATCGACGACTCGTGGCTCGCCACCGCGCCCGACACCGCCACGGGCCGAGCGTTGATCACCGTCGATCGACACGCAGAGAATTCGATCGTCGTCATTCCGGGCGCCAACGCGACCGTGCGCATCGACACCGGTGCGCTCCCCGAGGGACGCGTCATGCTCGGACAACTCGAGATTCCGCTCCCCGAGGTCACCGCAGCCTTCGAACACGCCCGCCGAGTCGGCATGACCACCGTGCTCAATCCCGCACCGGCGCTCGGCGAACTCGACGCCCTCCTCGACGCGTGCGACGTCGTGATCCCCAACGAACACGAGGTCGATCTCCTCGGAGGCTCCACTGCACTCCGCTCTCGGGGCGTCGGCACCGTGGTCGTCACCCGAGGCGGCGAAGGGGTCAACGTGATCGACGAAACCGGTGAATTCCGTCATGACGCATTCCCGGTCACACCGGTCGACACGACGGGCGCCGGTGATTCGTTCTGTGGCGCACTGGCCACTCGACTCGCCGAAGGACTCGACGTACGAGCGGCCATCACGTTCGCTGCCGCAGCCGGCGCCCTCACCACCACGAGTGCCGGCGCCGTGCCGTCGCTCCCCTCCCGGGCAGCGATCGAGCAACTCGTCGCGTCCCGAGCCGCCTGA
- a CDS encoding gamma carbonic anhydrase family protein → MAIYALGDQEPTISSEAFIHPDATIIGSVTIGAQSSVWPGAVLRGDGGEITIGERTSVQDNAVIHTTPFWPTVVGNDCVLGHLIHLEACTIEDHVLIGNASMVLHRCVVRTGSIVAANAVLLNDTEVPTGAIAVGTPAVIKEGRARREDIDLGSQEYVRRAAQYKTELRRLD, encoded by the coding sequence ATGGCCATCTACGCACTCGGCGACCAGGAACCGACCATCAGCAGCGAGGCGTTCATCCATCCCGACGCCACGATCATCGGATCGGTCACGATCGGCGCACAGTCGTCGGTCTGGCCGGGAGCGGTGCTGCGTGGCGACGGCGGTGAGATCACGATCGGGGAGCGGACGAGCGTGCAGGACAACGCCGTCATCCACACCACGCCGTTCTGGCCGACCGTGGTCGGCAACGACTGCGTGCTCGGTCACCTGATCCACCTCGAAGCGTGCACGATCGAAGACCACGTGCTGATCGGCAACGCGTCGATGGTGTTGCACCGCTGTGTGGTCCGTACCGGTTCGATCGTCGCCGCCAACGCGGTGCTCCTGAACGACACGGAGGTGCCGACCGGGGCGATCGCCGTCGGCACGCCCGCGGTGATCAAGGAAGGTCGGGCACGGCGCGAAGACATCGACCTGGGGAGCCAGGAGTACGTGCGCCGCGCGGCGCAGTACAAGACGGAGCTTCGACGGCTCGACTGA
- a CDS encoding enoyl-CoA hydratase-related protein encodes MSDIVTYETRGRVALITLNRPDARNAINGDVAEGLEAAIDQMEGDDDVWVGVLQANTEGQKRPVFCAGADLKAINSGDAGRLNTERGGFAGFVYRERKKPVIVAIDGLATAGGCEITLAADLVVATTQSAFGLAEVKRNLVAGAGGLFRLPRAIGQAAAMEAILTGEPIPAERAYSLGLVSRLVEPGEATNEALRLAEQITTSAPMAVWESRKVVLASAYEDDETLKKMTNSAMGKVMASDDLKEGLTAFIEKRPPQWTGR; translated from the coding sequence ATGTCTGACATCGTCACCTACGAAACCCGCGGGCGCGTCGCGCTCATCACGCTCAACCGTCCCGATGCTCGCAACGCGATCAACGGCGACGTCGCCGAAGGACTCGAAGCCGCCATCGACCAGATGGAAGGCGACGACGACGTGTGGGTCGGCGTGCTGCAGGCCAACACCGAGGGCCAGAAGCGTCCGGTGTTCTGCGCCGGCGCCGACCTCAAGGCCATCAACAGCGGCGATGCCGGACGTCTCAACACCGAGCGCGGCGGGTTCGCCGGGTTCGTCTATCGCGAGCGCAAGAAGCCGGTCATCGTCGCCATCGACGGCCTCGCCACCGCCGGAGGCTGTGAGATCACACTCGCTGCCGACCTGGTCGTCGCCACCACCCAGTCGGCTTTCGGGCTCGCCGAGGTGAAGCGCAACCTCGTCGCCGGCGCCGGCGGCCTGTTCCGCCTCCCCCGTGCGATCGGCCAGGCCGCTGCGATGGAGGCCATCCTCACCGGCGAGCCGATCCCGGCCGAGCGGGCGTACAGCCTCGGCCTCGTCTCGCGTCTCGTCGAGCCCGGCGAGGCCACCAACGAGGCACTTCGACTCGCTGAGCAGATCACCACCTCGGCACCGATGGCCGTCTGGGAGAGCCGCAAGGTCGTCCTGGCCAGCGCCTACGAAGACGACGAGACGCTGAAGAAGATGACCAACTCGGCAATGGGCAAGGTCATGGCGTCGGACGACCTCAAGGAAGGCCTCACGGCGTTCATCGAGAAGCGTCCGCCGCAGTGGACCGGCCGCTGA
- a CDS encoding GNAT family N-acetyltransferase, with protein MIDPLVRPIDRSDPVDLAQVEFLEGHARAALVGQRGGERWLVEHPAVGDRWAERLAEPGVDVVVAYIDDVIVGYMVAVLGSDQIVRVDQVWVTPEARECGFGDELLATVIARAQERGAIAVEGESLPGDRQTKNLYERAGIVARLITTYKSLEPPA; from the coding sequence ATGATCGACCCACTCGTCCGACCGATCGATCGCAGCGACCCGGTCGACCTTGCCCAGGTCGAGTTCCTCGAGGGGCACGCTCGCGCTGCGCTCGTCGGCCAGCGAGGGGGCGAGCGATGGCTCGTCGAACACCCGGCGGTGGGCGACCGGTGGGCCGAACGTCTCGCCGAACCGGGGGTCGACGTGGTGGTGGCCTACATCGACGACGTGATCGTCGGCTACATGGTCGCCGTGCTCGGCTCCGATCAGATCGTGCGGGTCGACCAGGTGTGGGTCACCCCCGAGGCGCGCGAGTGCGGTTTCGGCGACGAGTTGTTGGCGACCGTGATCGCCCGCGCTCAGGAGCGCGGGGCGATCGCGGTCGAAGGCGAATCGCTGCCGGGGGACCGGCAGACGAAGAACCTCTACGAGCGAGCGGGCATCGTGGCCCGGCTCATCACGACGTACAAGTCGCTCGAACCGCCCGCCTGA
- a CDS encoding FAD-dependent thymidylate synthase yields MAVYVPETFTSDESDVLRRYFTNLDGPVFALVNLPEVVKGALFARYSRSPKSLRRLFLDEFVGDLDIRGDQSIDATVGLDRAEELYERVFFDYGDDSVAQLGGTHLACEQASNLLTKVLEWGRLMSYLEQSTRYISYDSRLGGRYRYHRDPSVLAGPLGTRYVGDLDRMFDSYSQCAEFVTDHVRATVPRDERDSEFVYRTATRAKALDAVRGMLPAAATSNVGIYGTGQAYEALLLRMRAHPLPEARDYADLMLHELRKVIPSFLRRVDLPDRGGKWSEYLADTRDDSAALVEEMFGGTPVEPASEVSLVDFDPDAEEKILAAICYSHSSLPEQQILARVRQMGVDERVALLKAYVGERTNRRHKPGRAFERSFYRFDVLSDYGAFRDMQRHRMLTIEWQRLTPNHGYTRPELVEEAGVGSLFDETMERSAALYDALGDQHHEQAPYAVAMAYRMRYNMQFNVREAFHMLELRSSPQGHPSYRRVALDMHRQIADVAGHHALAAAMSFMTTEAPELERLESERRAEARRDS; encoded by the coding sequence GTGGCTGTGTACGTTCCGGAGACCTTCACCTCGGATGAGTCCGACGTCCTGCGGCGGTACTTCACCAACCTCGATGGGCCGGTGTTCGCTCTCGTCAACCTGCCCGAGGTGGTGAAGGGAGCGTTGTTCGCTCGCTACAGCCGGAGTCCGAAGTCGCTCCGTCGCCTGTTCCTCGACGAGTTCGTCGGCGACCTCGACATCCGCGGCGACCAGTCGATCGACGCCACGGTCGGCCTCGACCGGGCCGAAGAACTCTACGAGCGAGTGTTCTTCGACTACGGCGACGACTCGGTCGCCCAACTCGGCGGAACACACCTTGCGTGCGAGCAGGCCTCCAATCTCCTCACGAAGGTGCTCGAATGGGGGCGGCTGATGAGCTACCTCGAGCAGAGCACGCGCTACATCAGCTACGACAGTCGGCTCGGTGGCCGGTATCGCTATCACCGTGACCCGTCGGTGCTCGCCGGCCCGCTCGGCACCCGGTACGTCGGCGACCTCGACCGGATGTTCGACAGCTACAGCCAGTGCGCGGAGTTCGTCACCGATCACGTGCGCGCCACGGTCCCGCGAGACGAGCGAGACAGCGAGTTCGTGTACCGCACCGCCACCCGCGCCAAGGCACTCGACGCCGTTCGCGGCATGCTCCCCGCGGCGGCGACCTCGAACGTGGGCATCTACGGCACCGGACAGGCCTACGAGGCCCTGCTGTTGCGCATGCGGGCGCACCCGCTTCCCGAAGCTCGTGACTACGCCGATCTGATGCTGCACGAGTTGCGCAAGGTGATCCCGAGCTTCCTGCGCCGGGTCGACCTGCCCGACCGCGGTGGCAAATGGAGCGAGTACCTCGCCGACACCCGTGACGACTCGGCGGCACTGGTCGAGGAGATGTTCGGCGGCACGCCGGTCGAGCCGGCATCCGAGGTCAGCCTCGTCGACTTCGATCCCGATGCCGAGGAGAAGATCCTGGCGGCGATCTGTTACTCGCACTCGTCGCTTCCCGAGCAGCAGATCCTGGCCCGAGTCCGCCAGATGGGCGTCGACGAACGGGTGGCACTGCTCAAGGCCTACGTCGGCGAGCGCACCAACCGTCGCCACAAGCCGGGCCGAGCGTTCGAGCGCTCGTTCTACCGCTTCGACGTCCTGAGCGACTACGGCGCCTTCCGTGACATGCAGCGACACCGGATGCTCACCATCGAGTGGCAGCGGCTCACACCCAACCACGGCTACACCCGACCCGAGCTGGTGGAGGAGGCGGGCGTCGGATCGCTCTTCGACGAGACCATGGAACGTTCGGCGGCGTTGTACGACGCACTCGGTGACCAGCACCACGAGCAGGCGCCCTACGCCGTCGCCATGGCCTACCGGATGCGCTACAACATGCAGTTCAACGTGCGTGAAGCGTTCCACATGCTCGAACTCCGGTCGTCGCCGCAGGGCCATCCGTCGTACCGCCGGGTGGCGCTCGACATGCATCGCCAGATCGCCGATGTGGCCGGCCATCACGCGCTCGCCGCAGCGATGTCGTTCATGACCACCGAGGCGCCTGAACTGGAGCGACTCGAATCCGAGCGACGCGCCGAAGCACGTCGCGACAGCTGA
- a CDS encoding diacylglycerol kinase family protein, which yields MTIEKGADWGSEVERPADLVIAQNDAELASMLARDDTRERPVTDVAVAVANGDVFTTVGARPIGDRRRLRRVPIDLVHVRLDGRASRPVVAHVLARLPWSRGGWWRGPVLAVMNAEFVGPYDVAPRGHPNDGRAETFALATDTSLRQRLAIRSRMRAGTHLPHPAIASRPVRQGSWTFETPLVVIADGVTLGRASTIEIEVEPDAGWIHT from the coding sequence ATGACGATCGAGAAGGGCGCCGACTGGGGGAGCGAGGTCGAGCGCCCGGCCGACCTGGTGATCGCCCAGAACGACGCCGAACTCGCATCGATGCTTGCCCGCGACGACACACGCGAACGGCCCGTCACCGACGTGGCGGTGGCGGTGGCGAACGGCGACGTGTTCACCACGGTCGGGGCCCGTCCGATCGGCGACCGACGCCGTCTGCGTCGCGTGCCGATCGACCTCGTTCACGTCCGGCTCGACGGGAGAGCGTCACGTCCGGTCGTCGCCCACGTCCTCGCCCGTCTCCCGTGGAGCCGAGGGGGTTGGTGGCGAGGCCCGGTGCTCGCCGTGATGAACGCCGAGTTCGTCGGACCGTACGACGTCGCCCCGCGCGGGCATCCCAACGACGGTCGCGCCGAGACCTTCGCGCTGGCCACCGACACCAGCCTGCGACAGCGACTGGCCATCCGGAGCCGGATGCGTGCGGGCACCCACCTCCCGCATCCCGCCATCGCCAGCAGGCCCGTACGGCAGGGATCGTGGACGTTCGAGACTCCGCTCGTGGTGATCGCCGACGGGGTCACGCTCGGGCGAGCGAGCACGATCGAGATCGAGGTGGAGCCCGATGCCGGGTGGATCCACACCTGA
- a CDS encoding DEAD/DEAH box helicase codes for MRDDRGEILATFDFPPDRFQFDAFDAFDAGKHVVVAAPTGSGKTVVAEYAIAAAVRDGQRAFYTTPVKALSNQKYRDLVAEHGADSVGLLTGDNAINADAAIVVMTTEVLRNMVYAGRTLDDLGVVVLDEVHFLQDTYRGPVWEEVMIHAPQHVRLVCLSATVTNVQELADWIETVRGPAAAIIETKRPVALNNRYFVADRTNHKLHLMPTFVGGGVNRDALKLDESAIRGGRRRDFDGRNSGRRGGDAARGSKGSGARRLATPSRIETVERLEAEGLLPAIFFIFSRNQCDEAARSCLDAGLRLTSADEQIAIRAIIDERLGDLDPDDLDVLGYGRFVEQLEAGIAAHHAGMVPAMKETVEACFVAGFVKVVFATETLAVGINMPARSVVIEKLTKFTGEHHERLTPGEYTQLTGRAGRRGLDEVGDAIVLWTPWVRFDEVAQLASSSSFHLRSAFRPTYNMAANLIRTHSSEESHRLLNLSFAQYQADRDVVKIEARLERKRQKLDELRAEAVSPFGDIDEYRQLRRAEADNRRERRDASAGQMRGALAKLRPGSIIRIAKGDHKGPVVVVANAHRKSGVKLTLVTKGGDLLSADADDFIDLPEAVGSIKLPKHFGPQRKDYRREVAKRLRTANVGSDRKKQRRQSSNGARSDEHPVARDPDLRARVDAAGRADRVEFEMREMRKRISGKNDSLSQEFDRVLQILERFGYADVEAWTLTPQGETLARIFHESDLLVAELISDGLFDGLTPADLAALAACVVYEHRSPEPPPAPWFSSHDVRDRWKRLDAISADLRAIERSLSLSEHRAPDPTFAAIAHAWVAGEGFAEIVGEEELTGGDFVRNIKQLIDLLRQIATVAPDPSTRRRAADAVTAAFRGVVADSSAPGA; via the coding sequence ATGCGTGACGACCGCGGCGAGATCCTCGCCACCTTCGACTTCCCGCCCGACCGATTCCAGTTCGACGCCTTCGACGCGTTCGACGCCGGCAAGCACGTCGTGGTCGCCGCACCGACCGGGAGCGGCAAGACGGTCGTTGCCGAGTACGCCATCGCAGCCGCCGTGCGTGACGGCCAGCGAGCGTTCTACACCACGCCGGTCAAAGCGCTGTCGAACCAGAAGTACCGCGATCTCGTGGCCGAGCACGGTGCCGATTCGGTGGGCCTGCTCACGGGCGACAACGCCATCAACGCCGATGCAGCGATCGTCGTGATGACCACCGAGGTCCTGCGCAACATGGTGTACGCCGGACGCACGCTCGACGACCTCGGCGTCGTCGTGCTCGACGAGGTCCACTTCCTGCAAGACACGTACCGCGGCCCGGTGTGGGAAGAGGTGATGATCCACGCGCCCCAGCACGTACGGCTCGTGTGCCTGTCGGCCACGGTCACCAACGTGCAGGAGTTGGCCGACTGGATCGAGACCGTACGCGGACCGGCGGCGGCGATCATCGAGACGAAGCGACCGGTGGCGCTGAACAACCGCTACTTCGTCGCCGACCGCACCAATCACAAGCTGCACCTCATGCCGACGTTCGTGGGCGGTGGCGTCAACCGCGACGCGCTCAAGCTCGACGAGTCGGCGATCCGCGGCGGCCGACGTCGTGACTTCGACGGCCGCAACTCGGGACGGCGAGGTGGCGATGCCGCCCGCGGTTCCAAGGGCTCGGGTGCTCGGCGCCTCGCCACGCCGAGCCGGATCGAGACCGTCGAGCGACTCGAAGCCGAAGGGCTGCTTCCGGCGATCTTCTTCATCTTCAGTCGCAACCAGTGTGACGAGGCCGCTCGGTCGTGTCTCGATGCCGGGCTGCGGCTGACGTCGGCAGACGAACAGATCGCGATTCGAGCGATCATCGACGAGCGACTCGGCGACCTCGACCCCGACGATCTCGACGTGCTCGGCTACGGCCGTTTCGTCGAGCAGTTGGAAGCGGGGATCGCGGCGCACCACGCGGGCATGGTCCCGGCGATGAAGGAAACGGTCGAGGCGTGTTTCGTGGCCGGTTTCGTGAAGGTGGTGTTCGCCACCGAGACCTTGGCCGTGGGCATCAACATGCCGGCGCGCTCGGTGGTCATCGAGAAGCTGACGAAGTTCACCGGCGAACACCACGAACGCCTCACGCCGGGGGAGTACACGCAGCTCACCGGACGCGCCGGTCGCCGGGGCCTCGACGAGGTGGGCGACGCGATCGTGCTCTGGACGCCGTGGGTCCGCTTCGACGAGGTCGCACAGCTGGCCAGCAGTTCGTCGTTCCACCTCCGCTCGGCCTTCCGCCCCACGTACAACATGGCGGCCAACCTGATCCGGACGCACTCGAGTGAGGAGTCGCATCGACTGCTCAACCTGTCGTTCGCGCAGTACCAGGCCGACCGTGACGTGGTGAAGATCGAGGCTCGGCTCGAACGCAAACGCCAGAAGCTCGACGAACTACGCGCCGAGGCGGTCAGCCCGTTCGGCGACATCGACGAGTACCGGCAGCTTCGCCGGGCCGAGGCCGACAATCGGCGCGAACGCCGCGACGCGTCGGCCGGTCAGATGCGCGGCGCGCTCGCCAAGCTCCGGCCGGGTTCGATCATCCGCATCGCCAAGGGCGACCACAAGGGGCCCGTCGTGGTGGTGGCCAACGCCCACCGCAAGTCGGGGGTCAAGCTGACGCTCGTCACCAAGGGCGGCGACCTGCTCAGCGCCGATGCCGACGACTTCATCGACCTGCCCGAAGCCGTGGGGTCGATCAAGCTCCCGAAGCACTTCGGTCCGCAGCGCAAGGACTACCGCCGCGAGGTGGCCAAGCGGCTGCGCACGGCAAACGTCGGGTCCGACCGCAAGAAGCAGCGCCGGCAGTCGAGCAACGGCGCTCGCTCCGACGAGCATCCCGTCGCACGCGACCCCGACCTCCGGGCTCGCGTCGACGCGGCCGGACGGGCCGACCGGGTGGAGTTCGAGATGCGCGAGATGCGCAAGCGGATCAGCGGCAAGAACGACTCGCTGTCGCAGGAGTTCGACCGCGTCCTGCAGATCCTCGAACGCTTCGGCTACGCCGACGTCGAGGCCTGGACGCTGACGCCGCAGGGTGAGACGCTCGCCCGGATCTTCCACGAGAGCGACCTGCTCGTCGCCGAGTTGATCTCCGACGGGCTGTTCGACGGCTTGACCCCGGCTGACCTGGCGGCGCTGGCAGCGTGCGTCGTGTACGAGCATCGCAGCCCCGAACCGCCGCCGGCGCCGTGGTTCTCGTCGCACGACGTGCGCGACCGGTGGAAGCGTCTCGACGCGATCAGCGCCGATCTGCGCGCCATCGAGCGCAGCCTGTCGCTGTCGGAGCATCGTGCGCCCGACCCGACGTTCGCTGCGATCGCACACGCCTGGGTCGCCGGCGAGGGCTTCGCCGAGATCGTCGGCGAGGAGGAACTCACCGGCGGTGACTTCGTGCGCAACATCAAACAGTTGATCGACCTGCTCCGGCAGATCGCCACGGTCGCTCCCGACCCGTCGACGCGCCGACGGGCTGCCGACGCCGTGACGGCCGCCTTCCGTGGGGTCGTCGCCGACAGCTCCGCTCCCGGCGCATGA
- the tatC gene encoding twin-arginine translocase subunit TatC — MSDTGVAQPGAGDTMTLTEHLAELRTRIIRSALAVTIGMVLIIVFYEQVYDFLLGPYRDLCESKPENFCSPDLFAFSPTEGFSARLRIGMYGGIIMALPVILWQIWRFVVPALEAKEKRYAIPFVLSSVVLFAAGGVLAYFTIGRALEFLIAWSGEEVNQAFAIDKYVGLFGLMIFAFGIGFLLPVLLVFLQLVNVVTPKALLSGWRYAIVAIFVLAAVITPSGDPITLMMLAGPMVGMYFIAVLIGYGIMRRRRAQA; from the coding sequence GTGAGTGACACAGGAGTGGCGCAGCCCGGCGCGGGCGACACGATGACGCTCACCGAGCACCTGGCCGAGCTCCGCACCCGGATCATCCGCTCGGCGCTCGCCGTCACCATCGGCATGGTGTTGATCATCGTGTTCTACGAGCAGGTGTACGACTTCCTGCTCGGCCCGTACCGCGACCTGTGCGAGAGCAAGCCCGAGAACTTCTGCTCGCCCGACCTGTTCGCCTTCAGCCCCACCGAGGGCTTCTCCGCGCGTCTTCGGATCGGCATGTACGGCGGCATCATCATGGCGCTGCCGGTCATCCTCTGGCAGATCTGGCGTTTCGTGGTCCCGGCGCTCGAGGCCAAGGAGAAGCGCTACGCCATCCCGTTCGTCCTGTCGTCGGTCGTGCTCTTCGCCGCTGGTGGCGTGCTGGCGTACTTCACGATCGGCCGGGCACTCGAGTTCCTCATCGCCTGGTCGGGCGAAGAGGTCAATCAGGCGTTCGCCATCGACAAGTACGTCGGCCTGTTCGGCCTCATGATCTTCGCGTTCGGCATCGGCTTCCTCCTGCCGGTGCTCCTGGTGTTTCTCCAGTTGGTCAACGTCGTCACGCCCAAGGCGCTGCTCTCCGGATGGCGTTACGCCATCGTCGCCATCTTCGTGCTCGCCGCGGTGATCACGCCGTCGGGCGACCCGATCACGCTGATGATGCTCGCCGGCCCGATGGTCGGCATGTACTTCATCGCGGTGCTCATCGGATACGGCATCATGCGGCGACGTCGGGCCCAGGCCTGA
- a CDS encoding Sec-independent protein translocase subunit TatA/TatB: MFNLQGSEIIFILLLALVVLGPEKLPSAIRRFTQTYAELRKMGTGFQSELKSALDEPMREMKETAGLLRDAADPAKTMADAERDAERKLRAQQILDRDRPERMQNAEEAGNADTAGAGETAAPADADVVADAPDAVDEWADPIDLDDTATPADDTATSADDTATPADDDEAAAS, translated from the coding sequence GTGTTCAATCTCCAGGGCAGCGAGATCATCTTCATCTTGCTGCTCGCACTGGTGGTCCTCGGACCTGAGAAACTGCCGTCGGCCATCCGACGGTTCACTCAGACCTACGCCGAGCTCCGCAAGATGGGCACGGGTTTCCAGAGCGAGCTGAAATCGGCGCTCGACGAGCCCATGCGGGAGATGAAGGAGACCGCCGGCCTCCTCCGTGACGCCGCCGACCCGGCCAAGACCATGGCTGACGCAGAGCGCGACGCCGAACGAAAGCTCCGGGCCCAGCAGATCCTCGACCGTGACCGGCCCGAGCGAATGCAGAACGCCGAAGAGGCCGGCAACGCCGACACGGCCGGCGCCGGTGAGACGGCAGCGCCGGCCGACGCTGATGTCGTGGCCGATGCGCCCGACGCCGTCGACGAGTGGGCCGACCCGATCGACCTCGACGACACCGCCACGCCCGCCGACGACACGGCGACGTCTGCCGACGACACGGCGACGCCCGCCGACGATGACGAGGCGGCAGCATCGTGA
- a CDS encoding glycerophosphodiester phosphodiesterase → MQQRLPSLLDPPIAFAHRGARAHAPDNTIESFALALRLGATGLESDVWVTADGVPVLDHDGVVRRGVRRRPIAEYDRADLPEHIPSLDDLFDACGDDYALSLDVKTPGAMLPTAAAIRARGNDLAERTWLCDPVLSNLVDVRDELAEFKLVHSTRLAKLTESPELHASRLSAAGIDAMNMHRTDWNGGLVVMFHRFDRYAFCWDLQFDHQIEPALRMGVDAIYSDHTDLMVDVMSRETGAG, encoded by the coding sequence GTGCAGCAACGGCTTCCCTCCCTGCTTGACCCACCGATCGCGTTCGCGCACCGTGGCGCACGGGCACACGCGCCCGACAACACGATCGAATCGTTCGCGCTCGCGCTGCGGCTCGGAGCGACCGGCCTCGAGAGCGACGTCTGGGTCACCGCCGACGGCGTGCCGGTGCTCGATCACGACGGCGTGGTGCGCCGAGGCGTGCGCCGCCGGCCCATCGCCGAGTACGACCGAGCCGACCTTCCCGAACACATCCCGAGCCTCGACGATCTGTTCGACGCGTGCGGCGACGACTACGCCCTGTCGCTCGACGTGAAGACCCCGGGCGCGATGCTGCCCACCGCGGCAGCGATCCGAGCGCGTGGCAACGACCTCGCCGAACGCACGTGGCTCTGCGATCCGGTCCTGTCGAACCTCGTCGACGTCCGCGACGAACTCGCCGAGTTCAAACTCGTGCACTCCACCCGCCTCGCGAAGCTCACCGAGAGCCCCGAGTTGCACGCGTCACGCCTCTCGGCGGCCGGTATCGATGCGATGAACATGCACCGCACCGACTGGAACGGTGGTCTCGTCGTGATGTTCCACCGTTTCGACCGGTACGCCTTCTGCTGGGACCTGCAGTTCGATCACCAGATCGAACCGGCGCTGCGCATGGGCGTCGACGCGATCTACAGCGACCACACCGATCTCATGGTCGACGTCATGTCGAGAGAAACCGGGGCCGGCTGA